In Juglans microcarpa x Juglans regia isolate MS1-56 chromosome 4S, Jm3101_v1.0, whole genome shotgun sequence, a single window of DNA contains:
- the LOC121262870 gene encoding BEL1-like homeodomain protein 3 isoform X1, whose amino-acid sequence MATYFQSLSNQRDVLQTPYPGDTKFASYSEPPFHPGNIMMYLNQASSASYSDILSGGSLSPLNRDESVGGRNEMTLVPPSGDRVSMQSIDGQLNSVPGDPLIDSVTGDSQMIPRTQLGVSAGEQNIQYQGLLSLSLGTQIPSAIPVASFGNQYPNPGGSSFSNTSLQNSMKGTISSKADENHQYGELRTAECLLSSFSGANQNNTRTETLCNPHSSMSHKEMLSDQYLYEPSGFANTMLNSKYLKAAQQLLDEVVNVKKALKQHGLNRHQSILGIGWDGSKERDGRSSSWSAKISSDPGESTPNSFCELSPAEQQDLQNRKTKLLSMLDEVDRRYKQYYNQVQFLVSSVDMVLGCGAAEPYTALALQTISRHFRCLRDAIMGQIQATQRSLGEQDTSLCGQGGIPRLRYVDQHLRQQRALQQFGVMRHAWRPQRGLPESSVSILRAWLFEHFLHPYPKDSEKIMLAKETGLTRNQVANWFINARVRLWKPMVEEMYKEEFGESELNSQSSPENASKAPRDNSGAFEDRGEELQDNSVISTTADGVRHGQAHESKSVNVEINGKTTGIGFGSSVVDDHSLYNSDEINIPHHQGGDGSLVAAATTYDMSELGTFVDGSQVSLALELRHCENDGFPMSGVTNLRGINKTITTSAEPDSVDSVPGFGKATSQV is encoded by the exons ATGGCTACCTATTTCCAAAGTCTAAGTAATCAAAGAGATGTCTTGCAGACTCCATATCCAGGGGACACGAAATTTGCTTCATATTCTGAACCACCTTTCCATCCTGGCAACATAATGATGTATCTGAACCAGGCTTCTTCTGCATCCTACTCAGATATCTTGTCTGGTGGTTCTCTATCCCCTCTCAACCGTGATGAATCTGTGGGTGGCAGAAATGAGATGACGCTCGTTCCACCTTCAGGTGACAGAGTAAGTATGCAATCTATTGACGGACAGTTAAATTCTGTACCAGGTGATCCCCTCATAGACTCTGTTACTGGGGATTCCCAGATGATTCCAAGGACACAGCTGGGAGTTTCAGCTGGTGAACAAAATATCCAGTATCAGGGATTATTATCTCTTAGCCTTGGTACACAAATACCATCTGCAATACCTGTAGCTTCATTTGGTAACCAGTATCCAAACCCAGGTGGGTCTTCTTTCTCGAATACCAGTCTCCAAAACTCGATGAAGGGCACAATATCTAGTAAAgctgatgaaaatcaccagtaTGGTGAGTTGAGAACTGCAGAATGTTTGCTATCTAGTTTTTCTGGAGCCAACCAGAATAATACCAGAACAGAGACATTGTGCAATCCTCATTCCTCTATGAGCCACAAAGAGATGCTCTCTGATCAATATCTATATGAACCATCAGGTTTTGCTAACACGATGTTAAACTCAAAGTATCTCAAGGCAGCACAACAATTGCTTGATGAAGTGGTCAATGTCAAGAAGGCTTTAAAGCAACATGGATTGAACAGACATCAAAGCATCCTGGGTATTGGTTGGGATGGCTCTAAAGAGAGAGATGGGAGATCAAGTTCTTGGTCTGCAAAGATATCTTCAGACCCTGGCGAGTCAACTCCCAACTCCTTTTGTGAGCTATCACCTGCAGAACAACAGGATTTGCAGAATAGGAAGACAAAACTTTTATCCATGCTGGATGAG GTTGATAGAAGATACAAACAATATTACAATCAGGTGCAATTTTTAGTGTCGTCTGTCGACATGGTACTGGGGTGTGGGGCAGCTGAACCATACACAGCTCTTGCACTCCAGACAATTTCTCGACACTTCCGCTGTTTGCGTGATGCAATCATGGGTCAGATTCAAGCTACCCAGAGAAGCCTTGGGGAGCAAGATACTTCCTTGTGTGGTCAAGGAGGGATACCTCGTCTCCGCTACGTAGATCAGCATCTGAGGCAACAAAGGGCTCTTCAGCAGTTTGGTGTGATGCGACATGCTTGGAGGCCTCAAAGGGGGCTTCCTGAGAGTTCCGTTTCAATTCTCCGTGCTTGGCTCTTTGAGCACTTCCTTCATCC TTACCCAAAGGACTCTGAAAAAATTATGCTTGCAAAGGAAACGGGCTTGACCCGAAATCAG GTTGCAAACTGGTTTATTAATGCACGGGTCCGTCTTTGGAAGCCCATGGTTGAGGAGATGTACAAAGAAGAGTTTGGTGAATCAGAGTTGAACTCCCAATCTTCACCAGAAAATGCCTCGAAAGCACCAAGGGATAATTCCGGGGCTTTTGAGGATAGGGGGGAAGAGTTGCAAGACAACAGTGTGATATCCACAACTGCTGATGGTGTTCGCCATGGACAAGCCCATGAATCAAAGTCTGTTAACGTAGAAATAAATGGGAAAACCACAGGAATAGGATTTGGCAGTAGTGTTGTGGATGACCATAGCCTTTATAATTCAGATGAGATTAATATCCCACACCACCAAGGTGGTGATGGGAGTCTTGTGGCTGCCGCTACCACCTATGATATGTCGGAGTTGGGTACTTTTGTAGATGGCAGCCAGGTTTCACTTGCACTAGAATTGCGGCATTGTGAAAATGATGGATTTCCCATGTCCGGTGTCACCAATTTAAGAGGTattaataaaacaataacaacTTCTGCAGAGCCTGATTCAGTAGATTCAGTGCCAGGATTTGGGAAAGCAACATCACAAGTTTGA
- the LOC121262894 gene encoding GTPase HflX, with product MSAASFGCCIFRLSPLLDHEPKLSWNPSTPNPNRPLFPLTLRKHSNCKNSSSILVTGALQEGLGVVPHESVASNPLIGTEEAEKEEHEEVHGSLNGVADTKPPSPFTKVQKKKEHDEDYSFENRFKLRNGREVFEEKAYLVGVERKGDTENSFDIDESLKELAQLADTAGLLVVDSTCQKLASPNPRTYIGSGKVAEIKSAIHALGVETVIFDDELSAGQLRNLEKAFGGDVRVCDRTALILDIFNQRAATHEASLQVALAQMEYQLPRLTKMWTHLERQAGGKVKGMGEKQIEVDKRILRTQIGALKKELESVRKHRKQYRNRRISVPVPVVSLVGYTNAGKSTLLNRLTGANVLAEDRLFATLDPTTRRVQMKNGKEFLLTDTVGFIQKLPTTLVAAFRATLEEISESSLLVHVVDISHPLAEQQIEAVEKVLSELDVSSIPNLMVWNKVDKVGDPQKIKSEAEKREDVVCISAFNGEGLHEFCDAVQEKLKDSMVWVEALIPFDKGELLSTIHQVGMVERTEYKENGTLVKAHVPLRFARLLTPMRQLCIS from the exons ATGAGCGCAGCAAGTTTCGGTTGTTGTATCTTTCGGCTCTCGCCTCTTCTAGACCACGAGCCCAAGCTTTCATGGAATCCATCCACACCAAACCCAAATCGGCCACTTTTCCCTCTCACTCTCAGAAAACATTCCAACTGTAAAAATAGTTCCTCAATACTCGTCACCGGAGCTCTCCAGGAAGGGCTCGGAgtcgttcctcatgaaagcgTAGCTTCAAACCCATTGATTGGTACCGAAGAGGCGGAGAAGGAGGAACATGAAGAGGTCCATGGATCTCTCAACGGAGTCGCTGACACCAAACCCCCAAGTCCATTCACTAAAgtccaaaagaagaaagagcaCGACGAAGACTACAGCTTTGAGAATAGGTTTAAGCTACGGAACGGCAGAGAG gtttttgaagaaaaagCGTACCTTGTTGGTGTTGAACGAAAAGGTGATACAGAGAATTCTTTTGATATAGATGAATCACTGAAGGAGCTGGCTCAGCTGGCTGACACTGCTGGACTTCTGGTTGTCGATTCCACTTGTCAAAA ACTAGCTTCCCCGAACCCAAGAACTTATATTGGGTCTGGCAAGGTTGCAGAGATTAAGAGTGCAATTCATGCCCTTGGTGTTGAGACTGTGATATTTGATGACGAGCTTTCAGCTGG GCAATTGCGTAATTTGGAAAAGGCTTTTGGAGGAGATGTTAGAGTTTGTGACCGCACTGCTCTCATCCTGGATATCTTTAACCAGCGGGCAGCAACCCATGAAGCATCTTTACAG GTTGCATTGGCACAAATGGAATACCAGTTACCTCGACTAACAAAAATGTGGACTCACCTTGAGCGTCAAGCGGGAGGCAAGGTGAAGGGGATGGGTGAGAAACAGATTGAAGTGGATAAGCGTATCTTACGTACTCAA ATTGGTGCCCTCAAAAAAGAGCTTGAATCAGTTAGAAAACATCGAAAGCAGTATCGAAACCGGCGTATATCTGTTCCTGTCCCAGTAGTATCGTTG GTTGGTTACACAAATGCTGGAAAGAGTACACTTCTAAATCGATTGACTGGAGCCAATGTTCTTGCTGAGGATCGATTATTTGCTACCCTTGATCCAACTACAAGAAGGGTTCAG ATGAAGAATGGGAAGGAGTTTCTTCTCACAGACACTGTTGGTTTCATCCAAAAGTTACCTACTACACTG GTTGCTGCCTTCAGAGCTACATTGGAGGAGATATCAGAGTCATCACTTTTGGTGCATGTGGTGGACATAAG CCATCCTCTAGCAGAGCAACAGATAGAAGCTGTGGAGAAGGTTCTGTCAGAACTAGATGTGTCATCAATTCCAAATTTGATGGTTTGGAATAAG GTTGATAAGGTCGGTGATCCTCAAAAAATAAAGTCAGAagcagagaagagagaagatgtTGTTTGCATATCCGCTTTCAATGGTGAAGGCTTACATGAATTCTGCGATGCAGTTCAGGAAAAGTTGAAG GATTCTATGGTATGGGTGGAAGCTTTAATTCCATTTGACAAGGGAGAGCTCCTGAGTACCATACATCAAGTTGGAATGGTAGAGAGAACT GAGTATAAAGAAAATGGGACATTGGTGAAGGCGCATGTTCCCCTTCGATTTGCAAGGCTGCTCACACCAATGAGGCAACTCTGTATATCATAG
- the LOC121262919 gene encoding BEL1-like homeodomain protein 11 isoform X1, whose protein sequence is MHSESVSSAHHSKPNDTHLSWQSELAAVLHSKSFIAFKLPVEFNMTSQDSPPNPALSSEHSFTLSDSITEQNHFQNQPFDAYGSSLRGRDHTLPQSFGVFPCIQSLGERMSRSIDLVQASTVGEESEISHTRHFMDLLGAANETTHQAQRLSLSLGSHVLVPSVQYRQRSLSSDLLSPSYLMSGEESREACNPGMEHVSNGYSFLGSAFASSSSSLNRTCPTSYGTESFAAVIRNSIYLRPAQSLLNEIVDVSGKTIDISNGKYISKLYRGGRLGALGLSSELKAELYSNGLLSAEKQELQVKISKLISLLEEVDGRFDEYYSQLEEVVSSFELIAGVGAAKKYTALALQAMSKHFCSLRDAIVSQINITKRKFLQAFPRISTGLSQLNLFDSETRHTRMSLQQLGMIQNQRQAWRPIRGLPETSVTILRSWLFEHFLHPYPNDTEKLMLASQTGLTKSQVSNWFINARVRLWKPMIEEMYKEEFGDSAEDLNPLASNSMTREDFTDHAED, encoded by the exons ATGCATTCAGAATCAGTTTCATCAGCACACCATTCCAAACCCAACGACACCCATCTCT CTTGGCAGAGCGAACTTGCTGCAGTACTTCATAGCAAATCTTTTATAGCTTTTAAGCTTCCAGTTGAGTTTAACATGACTTCACAAGACTCGCCTCCAAATCCAGCTCTAAGTAGCGAGCACTCATTCACTCTCTCAGACTCCATTACCGAACAAAACCATTTCCAAAACCAGCCCTTCGATGCATATGGGTCTTCATTAAGAGGCCGCGATCACACACTCCCTCAGTCCTTTGGTGTATTTCCCTGCATCCAATCTCTTGGGGAAAGAATGTCTAGATCAATAGATCTTGTTCAAGCTTCTACTGTTGGGGAGGAATCTGAGATCAGCCACACCCGACATTTCATGGATCTTCTTGGAGCAGCAAATGAGACCACTCACCAAGCCCAGAGGCTGTCACTTTCTCTGGGCTCTCACGTGCTTGTTCCTTCTGTGCAATACAGGCAGAGGTCCTTAAGTTCGGATCTCCTAAGCCCCAGTTACTTAATGTCTGGAGAAGAATCACGGGAAGCCTGTAATCCAGGAATGGAACATGTAAGCAACGGGTATTCTTTCTTGGGCAGTGCAtttgcttcttcttcaagctcaCTAAATCGAACTTGTCCAACTTCATATGGAACAGAATCTTTTGCTGCTGTTATTCGGAACTCAATATATTTAAGACCAGCTCAGTCCCTTCTGAATGAAATTGTTGATGTCAGCGGAAAAACAATTGACATTAGCAATGGAAAATATATTTCGAAGTTGTATCGTGGAGGTAGATTAGGAGCTCTTGGACTTTCTTCTGAACTAAAAGCAGAATTGTACAGTAATGGACTCTTATCAGCTGAGAAGCAAGAGCTTCAAGTTAAAATTTCTAAGCTTATCTCCCTTTTGGAGGAG GTTGATGGCAGATTCGATGAGTACTATAGTCAACTGGAAGAAGTTGTATCATCATTTGAGTTGATAGCAGGTGTAGGCGCTGCCAAGAAATACACTGCACTAGCTCTCCAAGCCATGTCTAAGCATTTCTGCAGCTTGAGAGATGCCATAGTCTCCCAAATTAACATCACAAAGAGAAAGTTCTTGCAGGCTTTCCCCAGAATTAGCACGGGGTTATCACAACTTAACTTGTTTGATTCGGAAACTAGACATACTCGAATGTCCCTTCAACAGCTAGGAATGATCCAAAACCAACGGCAAGCATGGAGACCCATCAGAGGGTTGCCTGAGACTTCTGTGACAATCCTGCGCTCTTGGCTTTTTGAACACTTTCTCCACCC GTATCCAAATGATACTGAAAAGCTAATGCTGGCATCACAAACAGGCCTGACTAAGAGCCAA GTCTCAAATTGGTTCATAAATGCTCGAGTTCGGTTGTGGAAACCCATGATTGAAGAAATGTACAAAGAAGAGTTTGGGGACTCTGCAGAAGACTTGAACCCGTTAGCTAGCAATTCCATGACGAGGGAAGATTTCACAGATCATGCAGAGGATTGA
- the LOC121262919 gene encoding BEL1-like homeodomain protein 11 isoform X2, with protein MTSQDSPPNPALSSEHSFTLSDSITEQNHFQNQPFDAYGSSLRGRDHTLPQSFGVFPCIQSLGERMSRSIDLVQASTVGEESEISHTRHFMDLLGAANETTHQAQRLSLSLGSHVLVPSVQYRQRSLSSDLLSPSYLMSGEESREACNPGMEHVSNGYSFLGSAFASSSSSLNRTCPTSYGTESFAAVIRNSIYLRPAQSLLNEIVDVSGKTIDISNGKYISKLYRGGRLGALGLSSELKAELYSNGLLSAEKQELQVKISKLISLLEEVDGRFDEYYSQLEEVVSSFELIAGVGAAKKYTALALQAMSKHFCSLRDAIVSQINITKRKFLQAFPRISTGLSQLNLFDSETRHTRMSLQQLGMIQNQRQAWRPIRGLPETSVTILRSWLFEHFLHPYPNDTEKLMLASQTGLTKSQVSNWFINARVRLWKPMIEEMYKEEFGDSAEDLNPLASNSMTREDFTDHAED; from the exons ATGACTTCACAAGACTCGCCTCCAAATCCAGCTCTAAGTAGCGAGCACTCATTCACTCTCTCAGACTCCATTACCGAACAAAACCATTTCCAAAACCAGCCCTTCGATGCATATGGGTCTTCATTAAGAGGCCGCGATCACACACTCCCTCAGTCCTTTGGTGTATTTCCCTGCATCCAATCTCTTGGGGAAAGAATGTCTAGATCAATAGATCTTGTTCAAGCTTCTACTGTTGGGGAGGAATCTGAGATCAGCCACACCCGACATTTCATGGATCTTCTTGGAGCAGCAAATGAGACCACTCACCAAGCCCAGAGGCTGTCACTTTCTCTGGGCTCTCACGTGCTTGTTCCTTCTGTGCAATACAGGCAGAGGTCCTTAAGTTCGGATCTCCTAAGCCCCAGTTACTTAATGTCTGGAGAAGAATCACGGGAAGCCTGTAATCCAGGAATGGAACATGTAAGCAACGGGTATTCTTTCTTGGGCAGTGCAtttgcttcttcttcaagctcaCTAAATCGAACTTGTCCAACTTCATATGGAACAGAATCTTTTGCTGCTGTTATTCGGAACTCAATATATTTAAGACCAGCTCAGTCCCTTCTGAATGAAATTGTTGATGTCAGCGGAAAAACAATTGACATTAGCAATGGAAAATATATTTCGAAGTTGTATCGTGGAGGTAGATTAGGAGCTCTTGGACTTTCTTCTGAACTAAAAGCAGAATTGTACAGTAATGGACTCTTATCAGCTGAGAAGCAAGAGCTTCAAGTTAAAATTTCTAAGCTTATCTCCCTTTTGGAGGAG GTTGATGGCAGATTCGATGAGTACTATAGTCAACTGGAAGAAGTTGTATCATCATTTGAGTTGATAGCAGGTGTAGGCGCTGCCAAGAAATACACTGCACTAGCTCTCCAAGCCATGTCTAAGCATTTCTGCAGCTTGAGAGATGCCATAGTCTCCCAAATTAACATCACAAAGAGAAAGTTCTTGCAGGCTTTCCCCAGAATTAGCACGGGGTTATCACAACTTAACTTGTTTGATTCGGAAACTAGACATACTCGAATGTCCCTTCAACAGCTAGGAATGATCCAAAACCAACGGCAAGCATGGAGACCCATCAGAGGGTTGCCTGAGACTTCTGTGACAATCCTGCGCTCTTGGCTTTTTGAACACTTTCTCCACCC GTATCCAAATGATACTGAAAAGCTAATGCTGGCATCACAAACAGGCCTGACTAAGAGCCAA GTCTCAAATTGGTTCATAAATGCTCGAGTTCGGTTGTGGAAACCCATGATTGAAGAAATGTACAAAGAAGAGTTTGGGGACTCTGCAGAAGACTTGAACCCGTTAGCTAGCAATTCCATGACGAGGGAAGATTTCACAGATCATGCAGAGGATTGA
- the LOC121262928 gene encoding uncharacterized protein LOC121262928, translating to MGKQSPRAVSIQKKRWGLMILALFSLSTVMVFFMRTAFDSCTTSASSGTGSITDSFGEENDASSAIYSAAQVGSATPNPLDFMKSKLVLLVSHELSLSGGPLLLMELAFLLRGVGSEVVWITNQKPAEPDDVVYSLEHKMLDRGVQVLAARGQKAIDTALKADLVILNTAVAGKWLDAVLKEKVPHVLPKVLWWIHEMRGHYFKVEYVKHLPFVAGAMIDSHTTAEYWKNRTRERLGIKMPETYVVHLGNSKELTEVAEDSVAKRILREHVRESLGVRNEDLIFAIINSVSRGKGQDLFLRSFHESLQKIKEKKLQVPAMHAVIVGSDMNALTKYETELRNFVLENNIQNHVQFVNKTLTVAPYLASVDVLVQNSQARGECFGRITIEAMAFQLPVLGTAAGGTMEIVVNGTTGLLHPVGKEGITPLANNIVKLATHVERRLTMGKKGYERVKERFLEHHMSHRIAVVLKEVLLKAKSHPNS from the exons ATGGGGAAGCAGAGCCCGCGGGCGGTGTCCATTCAGAAAAAGCGGTGGGGGCTGATGATTCTGGCGCTATTTTCGCTTTCCACCGTAATGGTGTTCTTCATGAGAACCGCGTTCGATTCCTGCACCACAAGTGCCAGTAGTGGTACTGGCAGTATTACTGACAGTTTTGGAGAAGAAAACGATGCAAGCTCGGCGATTTACTCAGCAGCTCAAGTCGGCAGTGCAACACCAAATCCACTTGATTTCATGAAGTCCAAGCTCGTGCTCTTGGTTTCCCACGAACTCTCTCTTTCTG GCGGGCCTTTGTTATTAATGGAGCTTGCATTTCTGTTGAGGGGTGTGGGTTCGGAGGTGGTTTGGATTACTAACCAGAAACCAGCGGAACCAGACGATGTTGTTTACAGTTTGGAGCACAAGATGTTGGACCGAGGGGTGCAG GTCTTAGCTGCAAGGGGCCAAAAAGCTATTGATACAGCTCTTAAAGCTGATTTGGTCATTTTAAATACTGCTGTTGCTGGGAAATGGCTGGATGCCGTTCTCAAGGAAAAAGTTCCTCATGTTCTTCCAAAGGTTTTGTGGTGGATTCATGAAATGAGAGGACATTATTTCAAAGTGGAGTATGTTAAGCACCTCCCTTTTGTTGCAGGTGCCATGATTGATTCACATACAACTGCAGAATACTGGAAGAACAGGACTCGAGAACGTTTAGG GATTAAAATGCCTGAAACGTATGTCGTACACCTTGGAAATAGCAAGGAACTAACAGAAGTTGCTGAAGATAGTGTAGCCAAGAGAATTCTTCGTGAGCATGTCCGGGAATCTCTTGGAGTTCGGAATGAAGATCTGATATTTGCCATCATTAACA GTGTTTCGCGCGGGAAAGGTCAGGATCTGTTTCTTCGTTCCTTCCATGAAAGTCTACAGAAAATCAAAGAGAAGAAACTGCAGGTGCCAGCAATGCATGCAGTAATAGTGGGAAGTGACATGAATGCTCTGACAAAGTATGAGACAGAACTGCGGAACTTTGTACTAGAGAATAATATTCAGAATCATGTTCAATTTGTCAACAAAACCCTTACAGTAGCTCCTTATCTGGCTTCCGTTGATGTTCTTGTTCAGAACTCTCAG GCCCGGGGAGAGTGTTTTGGGAGAATAACCATCGAAGCAATGGCCTTTCAGCTGCCTGTTTTG gGCACAGCAGCTGGAGGCACCATGGAGATAGTGGTGAATGGAACAACAGGGTTGTTGCATCCTGTTGGGAAAGAAGGTATAACACCTCTTGCAAATAACATTGTCAAATTGGCCACCCATGTAGAAAGGAGACTAACGATGGGAAAGAAGGGATATGAGAGGGTGAAGGAGAGGTTTCTGGAacaccacatgtcccatagaaTTGCTGTGGTTTTGAAGGAAGTTCTTCTGAAAGCAAAGAGCCACCCTAATTCTTAG
- the LOC121262870 gene encoding BEL1-like homeodomain protein 7 isoform X2 encodes MATYFQSLSNQRDVLQTPYPGDTKFASYSEPPFHPGNIMMYLNQASSASYSDILSGGSLSPLNRDESVGGRNEMTLVPPSGDRVSMQSIDGQLNSVPGDPLIDSVTGDSQMIPRTQLGVSAGEQNIQYQGLLSLSLGTQIPSAIPVASFGNQYPNPGFANTMLNSKYLKAAQQLLDEVVNVKKALKQHGLNRHQSILGIGWDGSKERDGRSSSWSAKISSDPGESTPNSFCELSPAEQQDLQNRKTKLLSMLDEVDRRYKQYYNQVQFLVSSVDMVLGCGAAEPYTALALQTISRHFRCLRDAIMGQIQATQRSLGEQDTSLCGQGGIPRLRYVDQHLRQQRALQQFGVMRHAWRPQRGLPESSVSILRAWLFEHFLHPYPKDSEKIMLAKETGLTRNQVANWFINARVRLWKPMVEEMYKEEFGESELNSQSSPENASKAPRDNSGAFEDRGEELQDNSVISTTADGVRHGQAHESKSVNVEINGKTTGIGFGSSVVDDHSLYNSDEINIPHHQGGDGSLVAAATTYDMSELGTFVDGSQVSLALELRHCENDGFPMSGVTNLRGINKTITTSAEPDSVDSVPGFGKATSQV; translated from the exons ATGGCTACCTATTTCCAAAGTCTAAGTAATCAAAGAGATGTCTTGCAGACTCCATATCCAGGGGACACGAAATTTGCTTCATATTCTGAACCACCTTTCCATCCTGGCAACATAATGATGTATCTGAACCAGGCTTCTTCTGCATCCTACTCAGATATCTTGTCTGGTGGTTCTCTATCCCCTCTCAACCGTGATGAATCTGTGGGTGGCAGAAATGAGATGACGCTCGTTCCACCTTCAGGTGACAGAGTAAGTATGCAATCTATTGACGGACAGTTAAATTCTGTACCAGGTGATCCCCTCATAGACTCTGTTACTGGGGATTCCCAGATGATTCCAAGGACACAGCTGGGAGTTTCAGCTGGTGAACAAAATATCCAGTATCAGGGATTATTATCTCTTAGCCTTGGTACACAAATACCATCTGCAATACCTGTAGCTTCATTTGGTAACCAGTATCCAAACCCAG GTTTTGCTAACACGATGTTAAACTCAAAGTATCTCAAGGCAGCACAACAATTGCTTGATGAAGTGGTCAATGTCAAGAAGGCTTTAAAGCAACATGGATTGAACAGACATCAAAGCATCCTGGGTATTGGTTGGGATGGCTCTAAAGAGAGAGATGGGAGATCAAGTTCTTGGTCTGCAAAGATATCTTCAGACCCTGGCGAGTCAACTCCCAACTCCTTTTGTGAGCTATCACCTGCAGAACAACAGGATTTGCAGAATAGGAAGACAAAACTTTTATCCATGCTGGATGAG GTTGATAGAAGATACAAACAATATTACAATCAGGTGCAATTTTTAGTGTCGTCTGTCGACATGGTACTGGGGTGTGGGGCAGCTGAACCATACACAGCTCTTGCACTCCAGACAATTTCTCGACACTTCCGCTGTTTGCGTGATGCAATCATGGGTCAGATTCAAGCTACCCAGAGAAGCCTTGGGGAGCAAGATACTTCCTTGTGTGGTCAAGGAGGGATACCTCGTCTCCGCTACGTAGATCAGCATCTGAGGCAACAAAGGGCTCTTCAGCAGTTTGGTGTGATGCGACATGCTTGGAGGCCTCAAAGGGGGCTTCCTGAGAGTTCCGTTTCAATTCTCCGTGCTTGGCTCTTTGAGCACTTCCTTCATCC TTACCCAAAGGACTCTGAAAAAATTATGCTTGCAAAGGAAACGGGCTTGACCCGAAATCAG GTTGCAAACTGGTTTATTAATGCACGGGTCCGTCTTTGGAAGCCCATGGTTGAGGAGATGTACAAAGAAGAGTTTGGTGAATCAGAGTTGAACTCCCAATCTTCACCAGAAAATGCCTCGAAAGCACCAAGGGATAATTCCGGGGCTTTTGAGGATAGGGGGGAAGAGTTGCAAGACAACAGTGTGATATCCACAACTGCTGATGGTGTTCGCCATGGACAAGCCCATGAATCAAAGTCTGTTAACGTAGAAATAAATGGGAAAACCACAGGAATAGGATTTGGCAGTAGTGTTGTGGATGACCATAGCCTTTATAATTCAGATGAGATTAATATCCCACACCACCAAGGTGGTGATGGGAGTCTTGTGGCTGCCGCTACCACCTATGATATGTCGGAGTTGGGTACTTTTGTAGATGGCAGCCAGGTTTCACTTGCACTAGAATTGCGGCATTGTGAAAATGATGGATTTCCCATGTCCGGTGTCACCAATTTAAGAGGTattaataaaacaataacaacTTCTGCAGAGCCTGATTCAGTAGATTCAGTGCCAGGATTTGGGAAAGCAACATCACAAGTTTGA